A genomic segment from Planctomycetia bacterium encodes:
- a CDS encoding response regulator, translated as MAITRLLVVDDDRYAREALKTVLRRRQCTVDTAENGERALELTAVNSYDLAILDYQLPDMTGVDVLRGARAVSPTLPAIFVTAFTTIDKVFPAVEAGAERVLSKPFDADELLRLVDELVAPA; from the coding sequence ATGGCGATTACCAGATTGCTCGTCGTGGACGACGACCGATACGCACGCGAAGCTCTTAAAACGGTCTTGCGGCGTCGCCAGTGTACGGTCGACACCGCGGAGAACGGGGAACGAGCCCTGGAACTGACCGCCGTGAATTCCTACGACCTCGCCATCCTTGACTACCAATTGCCGGATATGACCGGCGTGGATGTGCTACGCGGGGCTCGGGCGGTCAGTCCCACCTTGCCTGCCATCTTCGTCACGGCCTTCACAACGATTGACAAGGTCTTCCCGGCCGTCGAAGCCGGAGCGGAGCGCGTGCTGTCGAAGCCTTTCGACGCGGACGAGTTGCTGCGGCTTGTGGACGAGTTAGTCGCGCCGGCTTAA
- a CDS encoding CHASE3 domain-containing protein produces the protein MSSVQVVREKGNEASDLVEFLGSLRDTFSLVQDMETGQRGYVVTRRPEYLQPYLAASSTLSTSLAELRERNDDRPDQATWFAEFTALIRRKQAELSETIRLMDAGDQDHAMAVIQRDEGRQVMDEIRQVVARRQALDLARLRDARDAIVNSLERAALMGAGAAVLGIGIAGASFYRLRNELAARQALADDLHQQREALRVTLFSIGDGVITTDARGRVHTLNGMAEKLTGWSNLDAAGRTLETVFDIVNETTRERVESPATRALREGQIVGLANHTVLIARDGVERAIDDSAAPIRDADGALLGAVLVFRDVTEQRGAELTLLESQRRKDDFLAMLAHELRNPLAGILSGVQVLRVLRPEGDAAAMQEVIERQAKHMGRMVDDLLDTSRFARGKLSLRREHLDLRELIRVTVEDYRKSQLVEGCDLDVLLPDEAVWVWGDRTRLAQTVTNLIHNGYKFCDGPYHVLVTLRVDEATDSAEIVVADQGIGMDAAMLARVFQPFVQADTSAERSRGGLGLGLALVQALVTLHEGRISAQSEGLGRGSQFVIRLPRSLNPIPEPPSSSVPNAGPRRVLIIDDRRDAVMPLEKILQLCGHQVRTASNGDAGLELARSFQPEIVLCDIGLPEGMNGYDVAKAMRADAALAAVYLVAVTGYGQDEDRQSAQAVGFDYHVTKPVGKEDLLRVIGQMPRF, from the coding sequence ATGAGCAGCGTCCAAGTTGTACGCGAGAAAGGGAACGAGGCCAGCGATCTCGTGGAGTTTCTTGGCTCCCTACGTGACACCTTCTCACTCGTTCAGGACATGGAAACCGGCCAGCGCGGTTACGTAGTCACGCGCCGTCCGGAGTACCTGCAACCCTATCTCGCCGCTTCGTCCACACTTTCGACATCTCTGGCGGAATTGCGGGAACGCAACGACGATCGCCCCGATCAAGCGACCTGGTTCGCGGAATTCACGGCACTTATCCGGCGAAAACAAGCGGAGTTGAGTGAAACGATTCGCTTGATGGACGCCGGCGATCAGGATCATGCCATGGCGGTCATTCAAAGGGATGAAGGCCGGCAAGTGATGGACGAGATTCGCCAAGTCGTGGCGAGACGCCAGGCGCTGGATTTGGCGCGACTGCGCGATGCGCGCGACGCCATCGTCAACTCGCTGGAGCGGGCGGCGCTGATGGGCGCTGGCGCGGCGGTGCTCGGCATTGGCATCGCCGGCGCGTCGTTTTATCGGCTGCGGAACGAGCTCGCCGCCCGACAAGCCCTCGCGGACGACCTGCATCAACAACGCGAAGCACTGCGCGTGACCCTGTTCAGCATCGGCGACGGCGTCATCACCACCGACGCCCGCGGTCGCGTTCATACCTTGAATGGCATGGCCGAGAAACTTACCGGCTGGTCGAATCTAGACGCCGCGGGCCGAACGCTGGAAACGGTATTTGACATCGTCAACGAGACGACCCGGGAACGCGTGGAAAGCCCGGCCACGCGGGCCCTCCGCGAAGGCCAAATCGTGGGGCTGGCAAATCACACGGTACTGATCGCCCGCGATGGCGTGGAGCGCGCCATCGACGATAGCGCCGCCCCGATTCGCGACGCCGACGGCGCCCTGCTCGGCGCGGTCCTGGTGTTTCGCGACGTGACCGAGCAGCGCGGCGCCGAATTGACGCTCCTGGAAAGCCAACGGCGTAAGGACGACTTTCTCGCCATGTTGGCCCACGAGCTGCGCAATCCGCTGGCCGGCATTCTTTCCGGCGTACAAGTATTGCGCGTGCTGCGACCAGAGGGTGATGCGGCCGCCATGCAGGAAGTGATCGAGCGGCAAGCCAAGCACATGGGACGGATGGTAGACGATTTGCTGGATACTTCGCGCTTCGCGCGGGGCAAACTGAGCCTGCGCCGTGAGCACCTCGACTTGCGAGAACTCATCCGGGTGACCGTCGAAGACTACCGCAAAAGTCAGCTCGTCGAGGGATGCGACCTCGACGTCTTGTTGCCGGACGAAGCAGTCTGGGTCTGGGGCGATCGCACGCGGCTTGCGCAAACGGTGACCAACCTGATTCACAACGGCTACAAGTTTTGCGACGGTCCGTACCACGTATTGGTCACGCTCCGGGTGGACGAAGCGACTGATTCAGCGGAAATCGTTGTGGCGGACCAAGGCATTGGCATGGATGCCGCCATGCTGGCCCGCGTTTTCCAGCCATTCGTGCAGGCCGATACCAGCGCTGAACGGAGCCGTGGCGGGCTGGGTCTCGGATTGGCGCTCGTTCAGGCCCTCGTCACCTTGCACGAAGGGCGTATTTCCGCTCAAAGTGAAGGCCTCGGCCGAGGTAGTCAATTCGTCATCCGTTTACCACGATCCTTGAATCCGATTCCGGAACCTCCGTCGTCGTCCGTACCCAACGCGGGACCGCGGCGCGTGTTGATCATTGACGACCGCCGTGACGCGGTGATGCCGCTGGAGAAGATCCTGCAACTGTGCGGACATCAAGTGCGAACCGCCAGCAACGGCGACGCCGGTTTGGAGTTGGCTCGATCGTTCCAGCCGGAGATCGTCCTCTGTGATATCGGCCTGCCCGAAGGCATGAACGGGTACGACGTCGCGAAGGCCATGCGAGCCGACGCCGCGCTGGCGGCAGTTTATCTGGTGGCCGTCACGGGCTATGGCCAAGACGAAGATCGCCAAAGCGCCCAGGCGGTCGGCTTCGATTATCATGTGACAAAGCCGGTCGGCAAGGAAGACTTGCTCCGCGTGATCGGCCAGATGCCACGGTTCTAG
- a CDS encoding Hpt domain-containing protein has product MITCFNYGESLKRLGDDQALFCAMARCFVEDVDGLLGEIAEGNLRGEAQRVERAAHSLKGLAATFSAATVVSKAQCIEECGRQANLNKARAVLPELSEETARLKSELLPYAALDSANGSESHV; this is encoded by the coding sequence ATGATTACCTGCTTTAACTATGGCGAGTCCCTCAAACGGTTGGGCGACGATCAAGCGCTGTTTTGCGCGATGGCCCGTTGCTTTGTCGAAGATGTCGACGGGCTGCTAGGCGAAATCGCCGAGGGGAATCTTCGCGGGGAAGCCCAGCGTGTCGAACGCGCGGCGCACAGCTTAAAGGGCTTGGCGGCCACCTTTAGCGCTGCCACGGTCGTCTCGAAAGCGCAGTGCATTGAGGAGTGCGGCCGACAAGCCAATCTCAACAAGGCCCGGGCCGTACTGCCCGAACTTTCGGAAGAAACCGCTCGACTCAAATCGGAGCTCCTTCCTTACGCGGCGCTCGATTCCGCGAACGGCTCCGAATCGCACGTATAG